The Meles meles chromosome 6, mMelMel3.1 paternal haplotype, whole genome shotgun sequence DNA segment tctgcctgcttgtgatctctgtctgtcaaataaataaataagatctttaaaaaaaaaaaaaaaaaaaccatggtgCAGTTCAGATGTTTTGTTGGTGTTGGTTGTAACAGGAGTTCCATGTATCTTTTACCCCGTCATCATCTCTAGGATTGTCTTGTGAAGCCTGTGTAGGTTTCCCGTGGCTATTCTCGAAGGCTGTAGAAACCTGAGAAGGGCCCAGTGTGAGCACTGAAGAGCTTCCTGGGGGCCCCCACCGGACTCACTGTCAGTCTTGCCAGTGGGATGGAGGCCCTTAGACTTCCCCTTGCCATCACGGTACGCTTGGGGAATGGGCAGTGCACAGCCGAGGTCTCCCGCTAAATTCAGAGCCTGGCACACTCCCTGAGACATCGAGTCTGGAAGTGCTGTCTTGAGCCAGCCACCCTCTCTGCTGGGCCTAATGCTTCTCATTCCCGGCACATGTTTCCTGGTGCCGCTGCTACCCTGCTTCTTTCTCCAGGGTCCCTAGAGGCCCCTTGCTTGCTGTGCTAGCCCGACAGATAAAATGATCCCACTGGGGGCACCTGAGATCAGTCTTGGAGCTGTGAACGCAGGCCTGACTGGTCAGAACAGAACCCCCAGCCCCAGGGTCCCCTGCAGAAGTGAGGGCAAACTCTAAATTCAGTGcctgctccccttctcccctGAGAAATCTAAACCCGCTCGGTGTTTACGCTGGTGATGATGAAACGGGAGTGGGTGTGGCTCAGGGAAATAGGTCCACCCTGTATGACTTTGGGAACCTGATGGAGTGCTCCAAGCTGAACCGAAGGCTGATTCAAGTGTGACTTCTGGGCGAGTGACTCAGCCTCTGAGCCtgtttcagttataaaatgagaGAGAAACCTCCAAATAAGGTTCCTTCAAGCATTGAAGTGAAGCAGCACTCAATTAATACCAGCTCCCGTGTGTTCCCATTAATTTCTATGTCCGTGggccagaggagaggaagggggtcACAGAGGAATGGTTATTATGGGGAGGTGATAAGAGCTATATCTGTACGCCCGGGCTGAGCAGTGACAAGAATGCAGAGAGGTGTAAACGCCAGGGAGGGGGATGAGAAGCAAGGAGACTGGGGAAAAAGCCAGGGCCAGAAATGGAGTGTCCCTGTCCTGTGTGTCATGCTCCTGGGAACTCAGCATGACATCCAGCCTCTGCTCCATACTTCCCCTTTTAGAGCGGTGACCTGCAGAGCTAGCTGGCCTTGCCGCGCTAGATACACACAGGGGCAATCCCAAGTACCATTACTGAGCCAGACTGGGGAGTGGGGTCTGTCCCAGCCGCAGGGTGCAGAGCCCCGAATCCCGGGGTGGGTCTGCACCCCACGCCTCCATCATTCACTCCTTTGGCACTCTGTTTCTCCAGTGAGCTGGTAAACTCCCTTGGCCGCAGGGAATGATCTtttgtctctctcctcccatgCCTAGCATGGGGCTCTGAACATTGGTGTTTAGTAATCAtttgagcaaaaataaatgtattattctGGAGCACAGTGTTTTTGCTCATTAAGTGATGGTGCTGAGCCAGAAGTTCTTTCTTTCCAAGACAAGGATGGACTTGGGAGAAGGAGAGTGCTGGGTGTGAGAGGCCAGTCCTGTAGGACTGCTCCTTCCTGCCACAAaataactgcttttaaaaaaataaaattattacatttaGGGCAATACGGTTATTActattttatagttgaagaaagTGAGGTCACACTGTTTATATATGAATTCCTGGTCCGGTGCTCTTTCCACTTCCTGACCCAGAGATCTGCCTCCTACCCAAGGGATAGGCCAGGCTCCCCCCAGTACAGCGTCCATTCTTGGGGTTGGGGgtgcttcctctccccacccatcaCTCTGCGCTGCCAGCCCGAGCACCTGCTGTGGTTTCTGCAGCACCTGGGGAGCGCTGgcggggagagggcagggagcagggtgcACACGGTCTCATTCCCTAAGAGGGAGGGGCGCAGGCATTTTAGGGTTCGGCTGGTGCCTGGCACTTTGCTGGACACTGGAGTGCCACCCCCGCTTCTACCCTTGTAAAGAGAGGTTCCGAGGCAAAGTAACCACTCGTGGGCCGAAAGCCAGTGGGAGCCGCGAAGCGGCCGCGAGGGAAGCGGGCTTTGCCCGGGGTCAGGGGCCTCTGCTAGCGGGTGGTGCGCACGGACGCCAACGCCCTGCGGCAGCGATGCCCATGTGGGTGAGGGAGCATAAGCGCCCAGCCCCGGGGGGTCCTGCCCAGCCCTGAGTCCTGTGGGGGCGGGGcccgggcggcggcgggcgcgccAGGGGCGGGCTCCTCGGGACAGGCTCCGCCCCCAGGGGCGAGGGTTTAAAAGGAGGGAAGGCGGCTGCCCGCGCTTTAGCCGCTGCAAAGCGCGCCAGGGCAGAGGAGCGGGGAGGGTACAGCCATGTCCCTGCGGGCGGGGGGTTCTCGGCTGCTCGGCGGACTTCTGCTCTTCGCTCTGCTAGCTGCCGGCGCCGCGCCGCTCAGCTGGGATCACCCAGAGCCCCGCAGCCGGGCCAGCAAGATCCGAGTGCACCCTCGGGGCAACCTCTGGGCCACCGGTAAGTCTTCGGGACCCGGGCAAGCGCCCCTCACCCCGCTCTGATCCCATTTTTCTTGTCAGGCCGTCCCTCAGCCAGGGACACTCGTGTCCACGCTGGGGAGGACCCTGGAACTCGTCTAATTTAATAGATGGGAAACGAGACCCAGACAGTTCAGTGACTTGGCTAAGAACACTCAGCCAAGCGGAGCTGGGGTTGGATCCTAGATCTGCCTGCCAGCCGGAGCCCCTTGCCTTAGGCAGGAGTCTGCTGAACCTTATTCTGACTCTGGTGTGTCTTCTCTTTGCACCTCCACCTTCCAGACACCTCTTCATTCCCCACTTTCCTCCTTGccctctcctgtccctcctgCAAGCAGGCAGCACACTGGCAGACTTTCTCCCTGGCCATGTGCCGTCCTCTCGGCCATCTCCACCTGTTCAGGAACAGCCGAAGTACTGGCTTTGCCACCCCGCGGGGGCATTTGTGTCTCCgtggtgaggaggagggggaagactGACCTGGATCTTGCTGTCACGAGAACTGAAAGTTGAGAGAGTTGGGGAGCTTTCCCACTGGGATAGGATCCTCGCTCCCCAACTTTCTTGTGCCTTGGCGCCTCCTTTCTAGGTCACTTCATGGGTAAGAAGAGTCTGGAAACCCCCAGCCCATTCCTCTTGGGGACAGCTCCCCACATCTCCCTGAGGGACCAGAGACTCCAGCTGAGTCATGATCTTCCCAGGATCCTCCTGCTAAAGAAAGTTCTGGGCATGAGCCTTAGCAGCCCAGCACCTCACTCCCAGGTGAGCCAAGCTCCTACCTCAGGCCCAGGAGAGGCCTAGCCAGGACTGCTGCTGGTTCCAGCATTGGGCATCGGGAGTGACAGACCCCCAAGTTGTGATGGGCCCCAGAAAGCCAGGGATTCCAGGCTCTCCTTGTGATCCAGAGCCAAAGGGAGAAGACTTCAAAGAAACTGACTTTTCCAGCAAACCTCACAGAGCAAGAGGTAGGAAAGAAATTTCCCCTCACCTAGTCCCCAGTCTGAAGTCACAGTCTAGAGTAATTAGCGACAGGACGTCCCCCGCCCCAGACTCGCCCTACCCCAGCTCTCCACCTTTGCTGTGCCTCCTTTGTACTTGTGGCTATAGTTGGGACCCTGAGACCCAGAAAGAAGAGTCAGCCCCAAGACAGAGTCCAGACCTTGTTCAACTTGACCAGTGCTCTTCCCAGTCCCTCATCTGCCTCAGTGACCCTCAgtgcagggtttctcaacctcagcactccTGACATtctgggctggataattctttgttgtgggggctgcCCTGTGCTTTGGAGGAAGTTTAGTAGTATCCCTTGTCTCTGCCCACTGGAgcattccccccccaccccatttgtgACAACCACACAAAAAtgcctccagacattgccagagcTCTCGTGAGGGGAAAGAGGTAGGAACCCGAATTCCCCCTGGTTTTAGACCACTGAGCTAGGACATTCAAGGCCCCTAAGCTAGAGCCAAGCCAGCTTCAATCTCTAGTCTGGTAGAAGGGCAGCTCCTCCATTCCCTGTTCCTGGTGCCGTCCCCAGCCCACACCACCTTCCCTCGTACTTTGTTACTGTGCCCAGAAGGCCGTGTAGTGTGGTAGAATGTGGCTTCTGGTGACAGCGTGCTAAGCTCATAACCTAGCTATttagcagctgtgtgacctcaaagGCCTCgtcttcctcatttataaaatggggatgattgAGGACAGCGCCCATCTAGGATTAAATGAGACCATTTGTGTCATGTGCTCAGCGTGGTGCCTGGCACGTAGAAAGCCCTTAGTAAGCACCTGTCACAGACTCCCCTTCATATCCCGCACTGTGCCTAGCATACGGTGCATGCATTTTGAAAGAAGGGAGGGGCATTTCCTAGAGAAGGCCCAACTCCAGCCCTAGTCAACCTCCTGGGCTCTCCGGCATGGAACCACGAGCCCCTGGGGACCTCAGAAGTGAGGGCCGGAAGCTTGGGCTGGCTGAGTCTGAAGGGAGATGATGTCACCTCAGGGGCTAGCGATGTCACCAACTAGCGAACCTCCGAGGTAGCAGTACCTGGGACTGGGGGATGGGGCTTCAGAAATGGGgtctggggcagagctggggccagGGAGAGAAAACACCGTTGCTGGCCCAGGGCCAGGCACATAACAGGGACTTCGCTTCCATGATCTCCTTGTCTGTCATGACCACTTTGAGAAAACCACTGCCCGACCCTTCCCAGGTCCTTCTTCAGGGAGAAAGATGCCAGGGGGGCCTGCCTGAGCTAAGAGCCTGCCATCGCCTACCTCTGTGGATGCCTAGCACTTAGGGATGGCAGGACGCCCCTGTCATGTACCCCCTCTGCCCAGATCAATTCTGTGTGTTCCCGTTCAGTACAGGAGGCTGCTGGCGCAGATGCTGCAGAAGGGGTGCCCCTAATGAGGAAGAGACGCCGACGTGACTTAGACTGCGCACACCCAGGGAAGGTGCTGAGCGGGACCCTGGTGGCAGCCCCATCTGGATGTAAAACCTGGGCTCAAATGTCTGTTACTCCGTTACTGTGATTTCTGGTTGTGTCGCTGGGAATACTGCCCATGAGACACAAATTATGTCCCTGCTGTATATCTTGCTTCCGTGCTGAAGTCGTGAATAAAAAACCCTGCTCTTTACATAGACTGTCTGGCCTCTCCTTCCAGCTGCGTTTGAGggcgcgggggggtggggagggctgccGGAGGGCATGTTCAATGAGATAAAGCTGGCTTCAAAAAGTCAAGGGAACCTCAGGACACCAGCCTACTCGGGACTCCTATTCAGTCGCTCATTCAGCAAGCAGGTACTCAGCGCCTGTTGTTCTTACTCTCACCTCTGCCACCTACCGGCACAGGCAAGTCTCTCCTGTTTCCTCGCCTGGCCGTCGGAGCTGCCCTCCACTGCAAGATGGGGTTTTGCTTACCCCATTCCATTTCATCCCTATGCCAAGCTTTGAGGGGAGTGCCCAGGGCGTACAAGGGAGTGAGCCGGACTAGGATCCAGACCTCGCTGTCCGCTTACTCTCTTCTCTGGCCTTGGGTAGGGCTGCCAGATTTTGCAAGTAAAAATACAGGACACTCAGTTAAATTCTCATttcacataaacaatgaataggtTTTTCGTACGAGATGTCCTAAGCATTGCATGAACATACCCGAAAAAATTACTCGTTAGTTAACCTAAAATTCGAATTTAACCaagcatcctgtattttatctgggtTTGACCCTCTGATCTGCAAATATCCGGTCATGAAACGGGCGGGTATTTGGCCCTCGAGGCCCCGCCCGGAACTGACATCCTGGGAACCCCTGATTTTACGTCATTTCACCCGGAGCTTTTGCCAGGAGAATCCCGGACCCAGCCCGGCGAGGGCACTGCACGCTGGTAAAGGCGCGCAGTCTCCTCTCGGCCCCGCCCCCTAGCGTGGGACCACGCCTCCCAGCCAGATCCAGCCGCGCCCACTCCTCGCGAGAGGGCCGCGCCTGCCGAGGAAGGTTCCCAGAGGCGGAAGTGGGGCGGCGGAAGTGGGGTATCGGAAGCGGCGTTGCCATGGAGTCCGCGGAAGACTGGCTGGTGGAATCCTTACGCTTGTAAATCTTGTGGGCCTGGGACGTGGGCTCTGGGCTTGGAGCGGGGCGGGCGGACTGGCGCGGGGTGGAGCGCGCAGGGAACCCGGGTGTGGGCTGGGCAGGCCTGGCCGTGGGGCGGGGCCTGGCATCTGGGAAGAGGCCCCCCCCGTGTGCGTGGCCTGTGTGTGGTGCCAGGAAGAGCGGTGGTCGTGGAAGATGATAATCACCCAGGTGACCCGTTACTTTGCGCCAGCCTGAGTGAGACCTTGAGCAAATGATCTCAGTGATCCCTCACATCAGCCTTGGGAAGCCCGCGATCTCTGGGAGTtgcgttttacagatgaggaccgAGGCTCAGGGATAACTGTGACCGGCCTGGTCCCAGTCACACGGGGGCTGTGATGTGCAACGAGACCTGCTCCCAGGTCTGCTTTGCGCCAGAGCCTGGGCCCCCACCCACCGAACCGTGCTGCTGTCTcagagttgtgttttgtttttgtttttttttttcaaagattttatttttatatttgatagacagagatcacaagtaggcagagaggcaggcagagagagggggggaagcaggctccctgccgagcagagagcccgatgtggggctcgatcccaggaccctgagaccatgacctgagctgaaggcagaggcttaacccactgagccacccaggtgcccctgctgtctCAGAGTTTTAACAGCTGTAGTGCTATGCACCGTGTGACGTTGTGTCTTTATCATGCAGGTACCAAGATTTCCATGCATTCGACCTTTCAGGAGCCACTCGAGTCCTCGAATGGATTGGTGACAAAGGTGGTCTGCCCTGCCTGGCTCTGAAGGAGATGGACTCTTATTCCTCAGGCTGGACCTTTATTGCTAGCCCAGCCGGAAAGGACCCAACCCACACCTCTGGGAGTCTGAGGCCTCCTCTTGGTCTTGTAGCAATTTTCGCCCTGTGGGCACTTAACATTCCCTTAGTACAACCTAGATCCCTTCCATTCCCCAATACACGGCTGCATACCAGTGGTGGAGGAATTTATCTTTGCTTTGGAGGTTTTGGTGAAATTTCTGGACCCAGCCACAGTCCAGGATCTTTCTAGCAGTTTGGCCCAACtacttctgcttctttttccaGGAGTCTTCGTTGCTGGCTGtgaaagcctgaaaaaaaatgagattcttCATCTCATACTACCTCTCAGACTTTCTGTAAAAGAAAACCAGGTAACTTGAAATATAAACACTGAGTATATGCGCCTACTTTTTATTCACTTATTAAACCTTTAGGGAGTTTCTCCCCCTACTAGGTATCGTCCTGGATactagacagagagagggacaagcccTGGTCCTGCCTGCTTGTGTCACAGGGAGGCAGGGATGCACAGAGATAAGTGCTACAGGATGTCTGAGGTTTACAGAGGGCTCCTAGACGAAGGGGTCAGTTTTACTTTATCAAAAATAGATTTAGGGAGCCATTAGCATATAGAGGGTGGCTGAAGCCCTTAGAATGGTTAATGTCACCTAGGATGACAGTGTCGTGTATAAGGAGTAAAAGAAGATGATGTTTTAAAACCAAACCTTAGGAATGGTTAGAGGAAGGGGAATCCACAACAAATACTAAGGGGGAATAGTCTTTGAAGTAGGAGTCTCAGAAAAGGGCGGTGTttcagaagccaagagaagagaatgtgtgaagaaaaaaagagtgagtaGCTGCGTGAGGGTGCTTTTAAATCACATAGACTCATCTGAGGACAACCTGGCCTCTGTGGCCCTGGGGGCAATTTCCTGCCTAGTGCTCTTGACCTTCCCCAATCCCCACCACTGAAGCTTGAGCCAGGAGCTCACTCACCCAGACCGAGCCTTGAGGAGACACCTTATTTACCTCCTACCTCTCACCGCtggcttttcctcttttttcttatggctacctcctttccttctgcttcccgTCCCTCCCATGGAGAGAGTGGAGTCTAGTGGCTGAGAGCATGAACTTTGGTTAGACAGACTTGGGTTCAGATCCACAACATAATCCCTGTGTAACCTTAGAAAAGTTGCTGAAGTTCCCTGTGCTTTTGTCATTTTAGAATAGGGATCGTTACGGCACGTACAGGACAGGGCGGTTATAAGAATTCAATGTGATAAAGTAGATGAAgccctgaacacagagcctgatgcagcgaACACTGGATAACTGGTGGCTGCTACATTTTTATTGCTAGAAGAACCCACCTGACTTTCAGTGGGAGCTGGGGAGGAATGGGGATAGGGTAGTTGACTGATACATTCCAGCTATCTAGGATGAAGCTTTGAAGCTTCGGTGACTCCTCTAAGAAGGCCTGTGCTGTAGTGAAAGGGCCCGGGGAAGGGTTAGTAAAAGGATTTTGGATATGCAGGAAGCCCGGAAGGCTGTGTAGGCAGCTGAGACCGACATTTACTGGTAGCAACACACTGAAGCCTGGCGGGGAGAAGCATCTGTTGCCAGCAAGGGGC contains these protein-coding regions:
- the NMB gene encoding neuromedin-B isoform X2, coding for MSLRAGGSRLLGGLLLFALLAAGAAPLSWDHPEPRSRASKIRVHPRGNLWATGHFMGKKSLETPSPFLLGTAPHISLRDQRLQLSHDLPRILLLKKVLGMSLSSPAPHSQYRRLLAQMLQKGCP
- the NMB gene encoding neuromedin-B isoform X1, yielding MSLRAGGSRLLGGLLLFALLAAGAAPLSWDHPEPRSRASKIRVHPRGNLWATGHFMGKKSLETPSPFLLGTAPHISLRDQRLQLSHDLPRILLLKKVLGMSLSSPAPHSQEAAGADAAEGVPLMRKRRRRDLDCAHPGKVLSGTLVAAPSGCKTWAQMSVTPLL